Below is a window of Quercus robur chromosome 6, dhQueRobu3.1, whole genome shotgun sequence DNA.
GGAGAGtctccttttttatttggaCAGCGGCTTGGGGAAGATACACATAGGTGATAACCTAAGGAGTATAGGCTATACTATAGTGGATTGGTGTTGCATGTGCCGGTGTAGTGGGGAGACAGTGGATCATCTTCTGATCCATTGTGAGTAGGCTCATCATTGTTGGAGTTTTGTTCTTACATCATTTGGGGTCTCTTGGGTTTTACCAAAGAGGGTGACTGATCTGTTGGTTGGGTGGAGGAATTGGTGGGGAAAGCATTCATcggatatttggaatttggttccatTGTGTTTGATGTAGAGCATTTGGAGGTAGCGTAATAGTCGTATGTTTGAGGATTTGGAAGGTTGGGGGGATCAAATTCTAGCCTCTTTTGTAGGCACTTTGTTTCACATCTAGTGATTCCATTCCACTCTTTATAGATTCTCTTTCTTTGTGCCTTTTTTGCATGAAATGgtcattttcaataaaattaattttacctataaaaagaaaagattttaataaaattccaGCAGCGTAATTTAAGCTTTGAGGGTGTGATTGCTAAGGAAAACCTAGGAGAGATTGCCTGGTGTTTATCTTCTATATTTCTCGTTGTGTTCACTGTTTTACACCAAACAACTATCAAAcatattcaatattcaaattttcatgaCCGAAACCGATAAACATCAAACCAAATCTAATTTAGTGTTGAATTCATAAAGATCCTACATCAAAATTGGACAGAGCCCAATCAAGCTTCTGTCATGCAATACATCAGCAGATATAAATCTACCATATAGACATACATAACCAAAACTATAACCATAAACCCCTTCATTCCTCAAAATTAAAACCACAAATTTGGAATTCTAGACTAGAACTAGCAATCCAATTCACATAATGATAAATTTCACAATTGGATTTGTTTCCTTAgcttataaaactaaaattccGTAACATAGGCAAAAGCTTAACACAGCTACgaaaaaaccaaacaaagcaTATATGTTACTACAAACATCGAAACCATCTAGGTTTTCAAGTCACTGTTGAAATTCAAATCACAAACAGGAAAATCAAATCAGAGAAGCCGAAATCTCGCTAATGCACTGTGTGTAAGATTTTAGGGCTAACCTTTTGCGAGGAGAATCGGCCTGCAAAAAATTCCAAGACGCATAAGATTTACAAATTGTTGTTAATCAAATAAGAagataaatttgaaaagaaaattggaaagattgggagagagaaagagagagaagcttGCCATTTTCTTTGAGCGAAGACGAGTATAAGAAGAtcggagaattagggttttgggGCGAGTGAGCTTTTTTTGCCCCCAACAAAACGAGTCGCAGCTGGCAAAAAGTCGCAGCTGGTCTGCTTTGTTCGTTTTCTGCGTTGTAAGAAATgggatttttatatatatatattggaggaTAGATCCAATACTGTTGAGAATAAAATATTCGAGGTATAAAAATTATCTGTCTCACAactcatttcttttatttttttattttaaatcaaaatttaaaatgaaaaaataaaaagatatattacaaaaaataaaatttgatatttgaaataaaatgttATTAATAATGGAATATGACTTGTGTCCAGCACTTTTATGCATCGTACATTACTATATGATACGATGTGAACACGTATTCAAAATTAGATATTTGTCTTAATCGTATCGTGTTTAGTGTAAAAAACGCAACATAAGTTTTACCGGTAGTATAATATTCAAATatacaaactaaaaaaatttctaaaatcataataattatctattttgctttttttttagcAACATAATAATTGTCTTATTTTAAATAGATTCATATCCACTCATTCGTATAATAATGCCAAacaaaatttacttttatgATGTGAAAAATATGAGTATACTATAATTAGAAAAGCACCATATCACCGGGcagggacggaaccaggattcGAACCTGAGGGGGGCAAAgcttaaaacaaatttttttttttatgaaaataaaaactaacatctatttcatatttaacaaaatactacatataaaataagtgtttcttaaacatttcaacacatttatcaaaatGGAACTCGGCACTATTTCAGAGGagatccaaaaatatatatatatatttaagggcaaatcttaatttttcaaattacatatgtataccagttttttttttttttttttttttttttttttttttttttttttttttttttttttttaactggggGGTCTATTaggaccaaaatttaaaatttcaacatatatatatatatatatatacactagctttttttttttgggggtgggggtgggggggggggcaatggccccccccTGCCCCACTGTAGTTCCGCCCCTGTCACCGGGCCTTCTGGTCTAAGTGGTACCCGATTATCTTAGTGACCATTAACTCAAGGGATCTAGCCCCTGCATAAACAATtacccaacaaaaaagaaaagaagaaaaaaaaaaaaaagcaccatTAATACTGCATCATCAGTTGACCAGATTTACTAAATTGACCAAGTAATCCCCATAAAAGCTCAAGAAACAACTTGGGCAAGGAAGCAGTCTAAGTACAGAGTAACCCGATCATCTCCATAACTGAATCCAGAGAGATGCTTATCCTCATTATGGAAATCAGCGGTTACATGCCAACAATCACACACATAATGGGAAATTGTTAGGATTGAGATATTGCTATTGCAccgtgtaaatttttttttgttgatacaCACCGTGTAATTAATCATGACTCGTGAGTGTGTGAGAGAagttaaaaaatgtaaaagctAAATGAAATACAatttctattaactatataaaaagtgGCTATGCCACTACAGTGCTTCGACACTGTGCACTCAGTGTGTTTGCACTCTGCAAGCACGGTAGAGACAACAGTGCTTTGGTTTcatgagtcttttttttttttttttctcggtttgttttgtgctttttgtttttttttttttgtcttttccttcttctttatatacagtgtttttggtttagttaacCGGTATTGTAGCTACcgtccctaatttttttttttttaataatatttatgtaagctggtatatatattgttatactgacgtaacaaatttcataatattttcacaattattgactgGAACTGTAACTatagtgcctaaagttttttttcccctgtaattggtttgtgttttttaaaaaaaaatatatatttatgcaagttggtatatatattgttatactaacaCAACAAAGCGCATGCACTATAGCATTGTAGCTACAACAGTGCTTTTGTGCTTTTGGTTTAGTTACcagcactgtagctacagtgccaaaggctttttttttttttttttttctctagtaatcggtttgtgttttttttttttttttttaatatttatatttatgtaagctagtatatatattgttatactaacgcaacaaatttcacaattatttaccggcactatagctacagtgcctaaagtgttttttttttttttttttaataatcagtttgtgtttttttttttttttaatatttatttaagctggtgtatatattattatactgacacaacaaatttcaccatattttcacaattattgacatgtcaatttcttacaagttgaaataaaataataaaatataagactATGACTaactacaattaaaaataaatattttgagaaaatattacaacacttattgtgtaGTACTTTTGCTTTATTGTGAATGCATGTATGCACGGTAGCTACAATGCTTTTGGTTTAGTTAACTGGCACTGTAgctactatatataaaagcgCGAATGCGCTAAATTAATGTAGCTACACTGATTTGGTTTCGtgtgccactttttttttttttccaagttttttttttttttttttttttttgatgggtattttttttttttttttttttcaagttttgaacagtaaCTACAATGCCACTTCTACAATagctaccttttttttttttttagtaattggtttgtgtgtgtgtgtgtgtgtgttttttttttttccttttaaatatttatgtaagctggtatatatattgttatactgacaacaaaaattttacaatattttcacaattattgacgtgcgCGAATGCGCTaaagcactgtagctacaaGGCTTTGGTTTCGTGagctacttttttttccccaagttTTGAATAGTAACTACAGTGCCAAGTGGCACTGTAAATACAGTagttacagttttttttttccttttaaatatttatgtaagttggtatatatattattatattgacacaacaaatttcacaatattttcacaattattgtcgtgttaatttcttacaagtcgaaataaaataataaaatatgagactgtgaccaaccacaactaaaaataaatgttttgagaaaatgttacaatacTTATTGTGTTgtgcttttggtttattcaactggcaCGGTAGCTGCAGTGCTtaaagtgtttttgtttttgttttttttttttttttttaagtaatcggtttgagttttttttttcttttaaatatttatgtaagctagtatatatattgttatactgacacaacaaatttcacaatattttcacaattactgacgtgtcaatttcttacaagccgaaataaaataataaaatatgagattgtGACTAATCGcaactaaaaaataatgttttgagaaaatgttgcAACACTTATTGTGTAATGTTTTTGATTTATTCAACTGGCACGGTAGCTACagtgcttaaatttttttttttttttttttaaatatgtatgtaagctggtatatatattgttatactaacacaacaaatttcataattattgacgtgtcaatttcttacaagtcgaaataaaataataaaatacgaGACTATGACCAaccataactaaaaataaatgttttgaaaaaatgttacaacacttattgttatcacaatattttcacaattgttgagatctcagtttcttatagataaaataaaaaaaatgctaagtccacaacattttaacattaatttctacagtacctaaagttttttttttctttttcttttaaatatttatctaAGCTGGCATatctattaattatataaaaagagccaaagGCTTATGaatattgtttttttggtttattcaattagtgaggtgcactttttttcccccttcaagTGTGCAGTTGGTttgagctttgtttttgtttttgtttttttttttaaaaaaaatctttatatgtttactttgtacttgtaatgcaagtttacattgtaaatacacaaaagtggttaatattatacacatttataCCGAGATCTAGCACGGCTAAAAATGTCATGACATTTTGCTGTTATTACAATATATTCACAACTATTGAGGTGTaagttataggtcaaaataaaataataaaatattggacTATGATCTGTCATGGTCTTATACGAATgagattaaaattttatgacataattattaaaattcttaaaattaatgtctcttttgattaatgtaaatctctatgtatttaaaaaatcaaatgatttatatctttattttgtgatacaaataaaatctaaaattgatcctaatcactactttttttttcccatggcTAGCACGTGCCTTGCACATGCTGCCATGACTAGTAAAGGTTAAAATTTGCTTATTCAAAGGTTGAAGTTAAAAGTGACTTTTGcaacttttaatctcaacaATGGAAAGTGGCTAACAATAAGGTAAACGTTTCATGAAAACCATATATAAGAAAGAACCCTAATCAAAGATAGGGTTGAGACCATTACCACATTCAATGAAATAAGTGATATTTGTTGGAACTGTTAAGTAGGTATCATATTGGATTCTTGGTACCATATCAAGTCCCTAGATAGGGTTGAGACCATTACCACATTCAATGGAATAAGTTATATTTGTTGGAACTATCAGGTAGGTATCATATTGGATTCTTGGTACCATATTAAGtcccttttatttttggcaagcattatttcaagtttcaactagtTATCTGTATAACCAACTGTATCAATACTGTGAGTTCTAGTTAACTAAACTaactctataaaaaataataaaaaaattgcatcaatACTTTCCATTATTTATTgacatattattttttaacattatctctttattttaattttacactTCTTTATAACTATAAATAACCCCAAACTTATAAAAGCTTTAAACCATAAAATCCATTATCCGTGAAGCCTTTtaatggaaaatgtttttttttttatttaaaaatactaatattatgGGATTTTGGAGTGAGATATTATTACCTATACATAATAGATACATGTATCAAAATATTCACACAAGTTCATTTTGTTTAAATCATTATCCATTAATAAGGTAAGGGCATCCTAaataagtttgtttgtttgttttctaaatGGTTTGCATCTTCATCCAAATGGTTTCCTAAGATGTATGAAGATGCAGACCATTGGGAGGATGCAGCTTGAGTGAGGAAGGTGCTCAGGGAGAAGAATATTAGGAAACCAGTTGGATGTAGTTCAATTGAGGTGGATTGCATTCATCACACATTTGGTGTAGAGGATGAGTCTCATCCATTTACAGAGCATATTTTTGACACAGTGATAAATCATTATTAGATTCTTCCTCAATTATCCATTAATGGATAATTGAGGAAGAAtctaataattattttcttgttttgcttGTGCCTTAGGATAAACACATGCAATATTTTAGCATTAAAGCTAATAtcaatcctaaaaaaaaaaaaaacaaaaaaaacaaaaaaacaaaaacaaaaaaaaaaaaacaaaacgcgGCTAATATCAAGGGTTAAATGGGTCTAATTGGGTTTTTAGTCAAAACCCAATTATTACTTGAGTTTattgggtctaattgggttaaTGCACATttaactcaaataataattGAGTGGGTTTGGGTTCTATACGACACCTGACGTCCAAGTTcatattgggccttggaccATGAATCAATGATATGGGCCAAGGGTCCAACCTTCACATCAACAAGAGCCCTGGCCCAAACCCACAATAACTACCAATATGAACCGAGTGTTGTCCGGATACTTAAAAAGCGGACAGCGTACGCACCGCTCACAGGATGCTCGGGAAAACCATTTCCGGGCACTATGTACATGCTCGGTCACATTGCCATTTAAGTGCTCGGCAGAACCTTAGGAAACTCCGCTGCCGAACACATTTACTGAAGTGGGAACCATTCCTAAAGCCACTCGTacctaaaaatccacttaagTTCATCGACATTAGACCTTTCTTTGCACTAAGGGAGAAGATAATGATGATCACCCCATTAACaaaggctataaataggagaaacaATGAATAGTTAAGTGATGCAATtttgaggaaagaaaagagtgagaaagaaagagcaGGAGAGGATCTGAGAAGAAGATAacattgagaaagagagaaaagtgatctCATTGGGTCCCTTAGCCTAGAACAACCTAAGGTAGGATACCCAGACCCACcagataaataaattgtgagacCAAATAGTGGTTTGGCCCAGCAAGCTCGTCTTTGGAGCCTACAATTAGCGCCCACcatggggctctcctacgacgCTGTAGTTCTAGAAGGACTCAAGTTCGGGAAAAATGTCTGAAAGGCATTCGGGGGACCATGCGGGAACCAGATCCGTAGGGTTTTCTCGGGAGTCAAGTTGGCGAGAGCGCAGACAGAAAGAACGAGAAGATAGGGGGCACGACCAACTAGAAGAGATGTTCGGCACGAGAGAGGGGTCGTACCAAACCCAACGAACAATTTCTGGTGCTACGAGACATAGGCAGAGGGAGGAACAGGATGAAGAGCTCGAACGGCTCTGTAGACTAGTCAGGGGTTTGGAGCTGGAGGTGAGAGGTAGGTGCCAGAAAGGAGACTGAAATGACCGACAACAGGAGGACGGGATTGGGGGAAATAGATACGAAGAAGGATCCAATCAGTTTAGACCTCGACTACGACGAAGTCGTTCACATTCCCGGGAAACCCATCGGTACCAAGACCGTTCACACTCGAGAGGGTCTCGACGAAATAGGAATCGGTCTCCCTCCCGGGAATCGGGGCAACGCTGAAATCTTTCACATTCTCGGGAAAATCAAGTGAGGGACTCACTCTCCCCGGAAGAAAGGTGACCTCGGAATGCATCCATGGACGCCATGAGTCGCACTCTACGAAAAGCGGCTCGGTCCCTGTTTTCAAACAAAATCAAGCGAGCCAAAATGCTGGACAGGTTTGCTTGTCCACCGTTCAACTACTATGACGGGAAGATTGATCCAGTAGAACACATCAACCATTATATTCAGATGATGTCTTTGCATACTTATAACGATGCGCTCATGTGCAATGTATTTCCTTCGAGTTTGGGACCGACTGCATTGAGGTGGTTTAAAGGGTTACGGAAAGGATCCATACGTAGTTTCTCCGAGCTGATTCAAGAGTTCGGCGTCCAGTTTATGACGTGCAGCCGAGTACCTCAACCAGTAGACGTGCTTCTCTCAATGAAAATGAGGGCGGGAGAGACCCTCCGTAGTTACGTCAGCCGGTATTGGGAGCTATACAACGAGATAGGTGGGGATAATGAAAGGGTCGCGGCAAGCACATTTAGGATGGGGTTGCTCGAGAATTTCGGGCTACCAGAGTCGTTAACCAAGAAGCCACCCGAAGGCATGCGGCAGCTTATGAAACGCATCGAGGAATACAAATGATTAGAAGATGACCGGTTGCAGAGTAAAGGTAAAGCACCGATgatgaatcgtcctcggcagaTAGGTTTCCCGTTCAGGCCTCGTGGGGGTCTGGCAATTCCAGAGCCGGCCGCACAGATGGGAGAAGTGAACGTGACGTTTAAGGAATCGGTACACAGGATTCTTGACCGGATCAAGCACGAGTCGTATTTTCGATGGTTGAATAAGATAGGAGGGGACCCATCCAAAAGGAATTAGAATCTGTACTGCACTTATCACTAGGACAAGGGTCACATCACCAAACAGTGCCGGGTATTAAAGGATCACCTTGGGCAACTAGTCAAGACCGGACACTTAAAGGATTTCGTGCTAGACTCGGGGGACAGAGTCGTAGGGCAAGATACCTGGCAAAGGGGGAACCCTCTCCCACTTCCTGTGGGGGTAATTGAAGTAATCCTTGTTGCTCCGAAGAAGCTCATTGCAGGAAGGAGGAAAGGAGTGTTGACAGTGGTACCGGTAGAAGGTAACCCGGATCTACAATTGTCAGGTAAGAAGATGAAATTTGCACGGGAGCCCGTCTCGTTTGACGATGATGATTTGGAGGGGACGattcatccacatgatgtcgcATTAGTGGTCACGGCCCGGATAAGCAGCTTCTTAGTAAAAAGGGTGATGATAGACCAGGGAAGTGGGGCCGACGTGATGTACCCTGATCTATTCAAAGGACTCGGTCTAAAGAAGGAGGACCTTATGAAGCACACTTCACCCTTGGTTAGGTTTGATGGCAAAGTAGTGATTCCtgaggggcaaatctctcttCCCGTGATTATGGGAGGGAAAGAGGTAGCTATGACGTTCACAATAGTAAGTTCATTTTCCCCATATACTGCCATCCTGGGAAGACCATGGATCCACTCAATGAGGGCAGTCCTATCAACACTACATGTAAAGATTAAATTCCCAACCGAGTACGGTGTCATTGTGATAAGAAGAGACTAGCAAGCGGCCAGACAGTGTCTTACCTCCGTAGTGAATTGGAAGCGGGAGAATCAGGTCAGTCAGGGAGAAATCATCGGACAACTGGTAGGAGACGAGGAGACTGGGCGGTCCGAACAAGAGCGTGTTGAACGGGAAGGTACATCTCGGAAAGACCCATTATAGCAATCAAAGGAGCCCCGAGAAGGAATGGGGGCTGGCTGCGAGGAGGAGTTAGTAAAGGTAAAAATACTGCCGGACGCtaataaatattttcaggttAGAGCAAGCATGAGTAGCGAGGAAAGAGTCCAAGTATTGTTGTTTCTGGTTCAAAACATAGATGTTTTCGCTTGGAATCCTTATGAAGTTCCCAAGGTTGATCCCGGGTTTATTGTCCACAAACTCAATATAGATCCC
It encodes the following:
- the LOC126689575 gene encoding uncharacterized protein LOC126689575 — its product is MDAMSRTLRKAARSLFSNKIKRAKMLDRFACPPFNYYDGKIDPVEHINHYIQMMSLHTYNDALMCNVFPSSLGPTALRWFKGLRKGSIRSFSELIQEFGVQFMTCSRVPQPVDVLLSMKMRAGETLRSYVSRYWELYNEIGGDNERVAASTFRMGLLENFGLPESLTKKPPEGMRQLMKRIEEYK